Below is a window of Gemmatimonas sp. UBA7669 DNA.
AATCCGGCGGCCGGAGTAATGGCCACGAGTCCCACCACGGCGCCTGTCGCCGCACCCACCGCCGTGGCGCGCTTGCTACGCACGAACTCAATGAGCACCCAGGTCACCAGACCGGCCGCTGCGGCGGCGTGCGTGGTAACCAGCGCATTTGCGGCGATACCGTCCGCCGCGAGTGCCGAACCCGCATTGAAGCCAAACCATCCGAACCAGAGCAGTCCTGCGCCAAGCAGCGCAAACGGTACGTTGTGCGGCACATTGGGCACTCGCCGGAAATCGCGACGTGGCCCAAGCACGAGAGCAAGCACGACGGCTGTGGTGCCGGCACTGATGTGCACCACCGTGCCACCGGCAAAATCGAGCGCACCGAGTTCGCGCAGCCAGCCGCCTGAGGCCCAGACCCAGTGCGCGAGGGGGTCGTATACGAATGTGGTCCAGAGCACACCAAACACGAGATAGGCTGCAAAGCGCATGCGGTCGACCACGGCGCCAGAAAACAGCGCCACCGTAATGCCCGCGAACATGGCCTGAAATGCCGCGAACAAGAGCTGCGGCAAGCCAGCTGCATAAGTGGCATTGGGCTCGGCCGTGACGCCGGCGAACCCGACGTACGACCAATCACCAATCCAGGTGGAGCCTGGGCCGAAGGCCAGACTGTAGCCCAGCAACACCCATTGCACCGTCACGACCGCGAGTGCGCCGAGGCTCATGAGCATGGTGTTGAGCGCACTCTTGGTGCGCACCAGCCCGCCGTAGAAGAACGCGAGGCCCGGCACCATGAGCAGCACCAACGCAGCGCTCATCAGCACCCACGCGGTATCACCAGCCACAAGGGTAGACGCTTCCGATATCCCTTCGCTCACAATGACTCCGGCGACGGGATGCGCATCTCGAGCTGCGTCTGCCGCATGATCTCGTCGGCGTTTACGGCGGTGAGTGCGTCATTGTCGCGTTCACCGGTGCGAATGCGGACGGTGCGCTCGAGCGGCAGCACAAAGATCTTTCCGTCACCCACCTCGCCAGTGCGAGCCCCCTTGCAGATGGCATCGATGGCGCGCTCGACGAACTCCTCGGAGCAGGCCATTTCGATGCGCACCTTTTCGTGAAACTCCAGCACCACTGACTCGCCGCGGTATTGCTGCACCACGTCGCGCTCCCCGCCATGCCCGCTCACACGCGACAAGGTCATGCCGGTGACGCCAACCTCGAACAGAGCCCGTTTGACCTCGGCCAGACGTTGCGGGCGGATAATGGCCACGATGAGCTTCATGACAGGTGGGCTCGGGAGATTGAAAGCGCCGGTGTACCGGAACAATTGCACAAACTGCACCAATGTTCCAGTTGATCGGCCTTCTACTTCACATTTATGCCAAGATGACGCAGAGAACTTGCCAGGACTGCACGCTGGAACATCCTTGGGATGAAGCGCGGCCATACCACGAACAAATGCCGAAGCAATTCACTCCCCTCGGGCCCCTACGCCGTTGTCAGGGATCGACTGATGGCAATCCGGTAAACCACATCCGAGATTTGGACCCATGGTACAATCACAAGGACGCGCCCTGCCGACGGCCGGCGGTCCAGTTGCCGCTCCGCCCTTTGCCCTGCCCGCCGTGCATTTCGCGGCGGCCTTGTTCTGGTTGCTCGTCTCCGCGGGTCTGCTCGTCTGGCTCGCCCCCCGCCTCGCCATGGGCCGCGTCTTTGACCCGCCCGTCTTTGCCCTCGTGCACGCGCTCATGCTTGGCGTCGTCGGCTCCGCCATCTTCGGCACGCTCCAGCAATTCGTGCCGGGAGGACTTGGCGTACCACTCCGCAGCGTGCGCCTTGGCTTTGCCAGCTTTGCGTTGCTGCAGTTCGGCGTCACCATCCTCGTGCTGGGCTTTCTTGGATGGCGTGGCTGGGCGCAAGGATTGGGCTGGCTGGCCATCCTGGGCGCCGTTGGTGGCGTGTCGCGCAACGTGCTGCGCGCCCGACGTCACAGTGTGAACGGCAAGCTGGTCGGGCTCTACATCACCGTCGCCCACTCGGCGCTGGGCTTCGGCATGATCGTGGCTTTCGCCCGCATTGGCGAAACACTGGGCTGGTGGCAAGTCGACCGCATGGCGCTGGTCAGTGCGCATGCCCTGCTTGGCGCCGTCGGGTTTGGTCTGCTATCGGTTATTGGTGTCGGCAGTCGCATGCTGCCCACTTTCCTCATGGGCCCGGGTGACGACACACGCTGGCTGCACTGGCAGCTTGGACTTACGGTGTTGGCCTTGCTGGTGTACACCGCAGGCGCCGTGCTCACCGCCGGATGGCTCATGCAGAGTGGCGCGTGGCTGCTCATGGCGGCGGCTGTTCCCACACTCATGTTGCCGTGGCGGTGGTTTGCGCGGCGGCGACGTCCGCTCGATGGCGCGCTCTGGCAGGTGGCCTCATCGATGCTGGCGCTCGCCGCCGCCACCGCCGTCGGTCTGTGGCTGTTGCTTGGCGATCCATACCGCTTCAGTCGCTGGGCAGCCCTGCTGGTGGCGCTGGTGGCCGGCTGTCTGGCCGTGCTGGTGGTTGGTGTCATGGCCAAGATTCTGCCGCACTTGAGCTACATCAATCTCGCGCGTCACATGCCAGGCTTTGCCGCCTTGGGCAGCCCCAACGCATTGCTGCGCGACGATTGGCAGTGCATCAGCGCCGTGTGCCTCGGCGCCGGATGGAGCCTGCTTGTCGTCGCGCTGCTGGCCGAACACGCTGCCGGCGCGCGCGCCGCGGCAGCCCTCTGGGCCTTGGGCACGGGCCTCGTGGTCGTCAATACCGCGCGCATGTACGTGGTTGGCCGTCGCCCCGCTCGTATCGCACCGCAGGGCATGGTCACCAACTGAGGCACGCACACACCCCCAGTTCGGTCTTCACTGCCCCACCACTCTGCACGCAGGAGAACCCATGTCGCGCGCTGTGCTCGTGCTGTCTGCCGCATTCACGCTAGGCCTGTCGGCCTGCAATCGCGGTGAGGCGCCCCAAGCTTCATCGGATGAACCCGCGACCGGCGCTACGGCGGGTCAGGCGCTGGTTGACGACACCACCTCGGTCCCCAATGTCGTGCGTGTGGCGGTGCGCTCCGCCGATCACACCACACTCGTGAAGGCTCTGCAGGCGGCCAACCTGGTGGACCCGCTCGCCAATCCGGGACCGTTCACCGTGTTTGCGCCCACCAACTCCGCGTTCGACAAGTTGCCACCCGGTGCGTTGTCCTCGTTGATGGAGCCCGCCAACAAGAGTCAGCTCACGGCGGTGCTGCATCATCATGTGACGACCTCCGCCCTCGACCTCGAATCGTTGGCTGACGGTCAGGACCTTGGCATGGTGGCCGGCGGCAGTGAGCGCATCACGCGCAAGGACGGCAACACCTACATCGGCAGTGCGCGCATCGTGGCATCCGTGCGCGCGTCAAACGGCTGGGTGCACGTCATCGACGGCGTGCTGTTGCCGCCGCAGTAGGCACGCCTGGCGGCTTCGGGCCGCTGTTGCGCTTCGCGCGCGCGTTCAATGGCGCGCGGCCCGCAACAGCGGCACGAGGGCTGCGCGATTGAGCAGCGCATCGGCCAGCGTGTAACGGTCGAGCACGCCAAGAAAAGCAGAGAGCGCTTCGTCCATCATGCCGGCCAACTGGCAGGCCGGCGCAATGGGACAACGAGATGTCTCACTATTGAAGCATTCAACCAAGTCCAGATTGTCTTCCGTTTGCCGAATCACGGTCCCGAGTACAATATCGGCCGGAGCCTTCAGAAGCCGGACACCGCCATGCCGACCGCGCCGCGTTTCCACGTAGCCGAGGTCATGCAGCCGGTGCACCACTTTCATCAGGTGCTCGTGTGACATGCCCATCTGCACCGCAATGATGTTGATGGACACGACCTGGTCGGGCTGCAGTCCGAGTGCGAGCAGGCAGCGAAGCGCGTTGTCGCTGAATTGGGTGAGTCGCATGCACAGCAAGCTGCAACGCGCCCCCCCATCGCTCCTGTCAGGGAAATCCTGCCATGTCGCGGGAATTCTCCGACTTCAATCCGGTATTCGATATCCGAGATTCGTTCGTGCAGGACCGGTCGCCCATTGGGGGTGACCGAGCCTTCCCCGCACCTCTCACTCCCTACGGGGGTTTCTCCATGTCTGCTCCACGCCGCACCGGATGGATTGCCGCGTCGGCCGCCATTGTGGCCACGCTGGTTTACGGTTTTGCCTGTGCGCCGGCCAACCGGCCGGCGGGCACCATCGGCACCGGTGACGCTGCCAGCAAGGTGTACGTCGCGCCCGGGACGCACGACGAGTTCTATGCGTTCCTTTCCGGCGGATTCAATGGCCAGGTCGGTGTGTACGGCCTGCCCTCGGGCCGTCTGCTCAAGATCATTCCGGTCTTCTCCCAGTTCGCCGAGAACGGCTACGGCTATTCGGAAGAAACGAAGCCGATGCTCGAGACCACGTTCGGCAACATCCCGTGGGATGACCTCCACCACACAGCGTTGTCGCAAACCAACGGCGAAGACGACGGGCGCTGGCTGTTTGTGAACGCCAACAACACGCCGCGTGTCGCGCGCGTGGACCTCGCCACCTTCGAGACCGACGAGATCCTCCAGATCCCGAACTCCGGTGGCAACCACGGCTCGCCGTTCATCACATCGAACAGTGAGTATGTACTGGCCTCGACGCGCTTCTCGGTGCCGATTCCCCAGGCCGACGTGGCCATCGCCGACTACGCCAAGAGCTTCAAGGGTACCATCTCCTTCGTGAAGGCCGATCAGCCCGGCAAGATGGACGTGGCCTTCCAGCTGCTCGTGCCCGGCTACAACTACGACCTCGCGCGTGCCGGCAAGGGTCCGTCCAAGGACTGGGTGTTCTTCACTTCGTACAACTCGGAGCAGGCGTACGAGAAGCTGGAAGTGAACGCATCGAAGGCCGACAAGGATTTCATCGCGGCCATCAACTGGAAGACGCTCGAGGCCTGCGTCGCGGGCGGCAAGGCGGAGACCTGGCCGGCGCAGTACATGCACAACACCATGGACCACGCCACGCGCACCGCGCAGAACGAGGTCAAGCAGTCGGTGAAGGTGCTCACGCCCACCACCTGCCCCAACTCGATCTACTTCCTGCCTACGCCCAAGTCGCCGCACGGCGCCGACGTGGACCCGAGCGGTGAGTACATCGTCGCCGGTGGCAAGTTGGCCACGGTCATTCCCGTGCACTCGTTCACCAAGCTGCAGCAGGCCATCAAGGATCAGGCCTTTGAAACGACGATCGACGGCATCCCCGTGATCAAGTACGAAGCCATTCTCGCCGGTGAAGTGAAGGACCCGGGCCTTGGCCCCCTGCACACCGAGTTCGATGGCCAGGGCTATGCCTATACGTCGATGTTCATCTCCAGCGAAATCGTGAAGTGGAAGCTGGGGACCTGGGAGATCGTCGACCGCGCGCCGACGTTCTACTCCATCGGCCACCTCATGATTCCCGGTGGTGCCACCACCAAGCCGTCCGGCAAGTACGTCGTCGCCCTCAACAAGATCACCAAGGACCGCTATCTGCCCACTGGCCCCGAGCTCACGCAGTCAGCGCAGATCTACGACATCTCGGGTGAGCGCATGAAACTGCTGCTCGACTTCCCGACGACAGGTGAGCCGCACTACGGCAACGCCATTGCCGCCGACAAGATCAAGCCCAACCAGAAGAAGTTCTTCACGCTCGCCGAGAACAAGCACCCGCAGGTCGTGCGGAACGAGAAGGAAACGGGCGTCAGCCGCAGTGGCAAGACGGTGCACGTGAAGATGGCCGCCATCCGCTCGCACTTCTCGCCGGACAATCTCGAGGGCGTGCAGGTGGGTGACACGGTGCTCTTCCACATCACCAACCTCGAGCAGGACTGGGATATCCCCCACGGCTTCGCGGTCATGGGCGCCACCAACGCGGAACTGCTCATCATGCCGGGTGAAACGCGCACACTGAAGTGGGTGCCGAAGACCGTGGGTGTGTACCCGATGTACTGCACCGACTTCTGCTCGGCGCTGCACCAGGAAATGTCGGGCTACGTGCGGGTCTCGCCGGTTGGCTCGAGCGTGCCGCTCAAGGGCAACTCGGTCAAGGCGCAGGGTCAGGTAGCCCGTGCGGCAGCGCGCGGTGTGACGCTGCCCACACCGCCGAGTGGTGAAGGCGCGAATCCGCATGCGGGACACAGCATGCCGCAGCCGCGCTGAGACGCGCCGCGCCGAGAAGCGCCGCGCTGAAGCGGACCTCTCACTTTTCTCCCTTCAGGGACCCGGGTGCGGTGGTGCTCCAGACACCCCGCATCCGGCGCCCGGGTGACGATACAATGGTTTCCCAGCGTTCCCGTGTTCTCTTTGCCATCGCCGCACTCGCGCTGGGCGCGGCCGTGCTCTTTCCCCTCTGGCGCGTCTCGCTGACCGCGCCGCAGTACCCCGAAGGGCTGGGCATGTACATCTGGGCCCATACAGTGGCCGGAATCAGCCCAAACGACTTGCAGAACATCAACGGCCTCAATCACTACATCGGCATGAAGGCCATCGTGCCCGAGTCGATTCCCGAACTCAAGGTCATGCGGCCCGGTATTCTGGCCATGGCGGCACTTGGACTGTTCGTGGCCTTCACCGGCCGACTGCGCTACATGCGCTGGTGGACCGGCGTGCTCGTGCTGTCCGCCATTGTCGGCCTCGTGGACTTCTGGCGCTGGGAGTACGACTACGGACACGATCTCGATCTCGAAAACGCGCCCATCAAGGTACCGGGCATGACCTATCAGCCGCCGCTCATCGGCAGCAAGAACCTGCTCAACTTCACGGCCACGTCGCTCCCGGCAACGGGTGGCCTGCTGGCCATCGGCGCGGTGCTGCTCTCGCTTGGTGTCGCCACGCGTGCGCGTCGGGTGACCGCATGACCTCCACCCTGTCGCGCCGCGACGTGCTTTCAACGATGGCCTCCACGATGGCCTGGCTCGCTGTAGGCGGGCTTGGCCTCTCCACCATGGCCTGCACCGCCAGCCCACGACCTCTGGTGCCCGGTGAGGACAGCTGCGCCTTCTGCCGTATGACGATCGACGATGCACGATTCGGCGCGCTGGTCGTGACCGCCAAGGGGCGCCTTGAGACGTTTGACTCCATCGAGTGCGCGGCCGCCTATGTGCAGGGCCTGGCTGACAGCGAACCGCCGCGCACGGTGTGGGTGGCCGACTTCTCGGCGCCGGCGCGATGGGTGGACGCCACGCGCGCGGTGTACCTGCATGGCAGTCGACTGCGCTCCCCCATGGGCCGTGAGCTCGTGGCATTCGCGGCCGATGCCGACACCACCACGCTCCTGGCCGAACATGGCGGCACGCTGACCACCTGGTCGGGTGTCCGCGCCCTGGTGTCCGACCCGGTGGCCGGTTTCCGGCCCACGGCTGGTCCGTCCCCGCAGCGCGATACGGCTGCCGATACCGCAGCCCGTGCCAGCGCGCATGCGCACTGACTGGCGCAGTTCGGCAACGGCCACGCTGCTGATGCTGTCCATGCTCGGCGCGTCGTCCAGCATCGGCCACGCGCAGAGTGACACGATTGTCGTCTCCGCAGATGGCGAGGCGGGCACGGTGACACGACTCAGCGACGCGGTGGCGCGTGTGCCGCGGTACGGCGTGGTGCGAGTGCGCGCCGGTATCTACAGGGAGCCCACCGTCATCGTCCGTCAGCCGCTCACACTCGTGGGTGACAGCGGGGCGGTACTCGACGGCGAGGGGCAGCGCGAGCTGCTGGTGGTCGGCGCCGACTCGGTCACGGTGCGAGGCCTCACGTTTCGCAACACCGGGACCAGTCAGGCCACCGATCGGGCGGCGCTGCGTTTCGTGGAAGCCGCCGGATGTCTGGTGGAGTACAATCGCTTCGAGAACACACTGTTCGGCATCTATTTGCAGCGCGCGAGCGCCTGCCTCGTGCGGCGCAACGTGCTGCAGGGCATGGCCGGATCGCAGACCGTCACCGGGAACGGCCTGCACAGCTGGTCGAGCCGCGACGTCGTCTTTGAAGACAACGTCATCGACGGTCACCGGGACGGCATCTACTTCGAGTTCACCGTGGGTGGTGTGGCGCGGCGCAACATCAGCCGCCACAGCCGCCGCTACGGGCTGCACTTCATGTTCTCCGACAGTTGTCGCTACGAGAACAACACCTTCCTGGCCAACGAATCGGGCGTGGCGGTGATGTACGCCAAGTACGTCAGCATGATCGGCAATCGCTTCGAGCGCAATCGCGGCAGTGCGGCCTACGGCGTGCTGCTCAAGGAAATCAGCGACAGCGAACTGCGTGGCAACGTGTTTGTGGAGAACTCCATCGGCCTGCACCTCGAAGGGGCCAACCGCAACCGGATTGCGGACAACGACTTCGTCCGCAATGGCTGGGGCGTACGCATCATGGCTGATGCCCAGGAGAATGTGCTGCGTGGCAATCTCTTCTCCGGCAATGTGTTTGACGTGGGCACCAACAGTCGACTCAACTTCAGCACCTTCACCGGCAACTGGTGGGACCGCTATCGCGGCTACGACCTCGATCGCGACGGCCGTGGTGACGTGGCCCACCGTCCTGTGCGACTCTTTGCGTTGCTGGTCGAGCAGTCCCCCGCGGCACTGGTGCTGGTGCGCAGCCTGCTGGTGGATGTACTCGATGTGGCGGAACGCGTGGTGCCCACACTGACGCCGGAAACTCTGCGTGATGAGGCCCCGCTGATGCGGGCGCCGAGGACCGTGCGATGATCGGACGCGACATGCAGGAATCCACCGGGACCATCGTGAGCCTGCGTGGGGTGGTGAAGAAGTACGGCGCACGCGAGGTGCTCTCGCAGGTTGATCTGGACCTGCCGCGCGGCAGCGTGACCGCTATCATCGGTCCCAACGGCGCCGGCAAGACCACGCTCAACAAAGCCGTGCTGGGCCTCGTGCGTGTGGATGCGGGCCAGATCTGCTTTGATGGTCGCGACACGCGCGGTGACATCGTGCATCGCGCACGCATCGGCTATATGCCCCAGACGCCGCGCTATCCCGATGCCTTCACCGCTGGGGATGTGCTCACGCTGCTGCGCGAACTGCGTGGCCCGTCAGCGCGCATCGACGACGAACTGATCACTGCGTTCGAGCTCAAGCCACTGCTTGGCACCCCGGCACGCGCCCTCTCAGGTGGGCAGCGGCAGCGAGTCAACGCGGCCGCCGCCTTCCTCTTCACACCCGACCTGTTGTTGCTCGACGAACCCACGGCCGCGCTTGATCCCGTGGCCAGCGGCATCCTCAAGGACAAGATCCGTGCCGTGCGTGCGGAGGGACGCGCCGTCGTCATCACCTCACACATTCTCAGTGAGCTGCAGGAACTTGCCGATCGTGTGGTCTTTCTGCACGAAGGGCGCGTACACTTCTCCGGCACGCTCGATGCCCTGCTCGAGCGGACCAACGTCACCTCGCTCGAACGGGCCATCGCGCTGCTCATGAAGCGTTCGCGCGGCCCGTCGCAGTCCGCCGGCATGGCGGTCGCATGAGTGCCGTGGCCATGGCGTCACCGTCGGTGGTGGGCACGGTCCTGCGTCATGAGTGGCGCAGCGTCCTGCGCAATCGTGGCGTGCTGGTCTTTGGCGTGGGTACGCTGCTCCTCACGGAAATCGTGCTGCGCCTTACCGGATCGGCGCCCCGCGCACTCAGTGCCCTGCTCAACCTGGTGCTGCTGGTGGTGCCGCTCGTGACCACCATGGCCGGCATCATCAGCTGGCATGCGTCGCGTGAGTTCAACGAACTGCTGCTCACCCAACCGGTACGCCGCCGCTCACTGTTCGTGGCGCTCTACCTCGCACTGGTGCTGCCGCTGGCCGTGGTGTTCGCCCTTGGCCTCCTGCTCCCCATGGCCTGGCATCGGGTCATCGGTCCCGAAACGAGTGGCCTCCTGTTGTCCACGGTCGGCGGTGGCGTCGCGCTTACGTTCGTTTTCGGGGGCCTGGCCTTGCTCATCGGCATTCGTGTCGACGACCGGCTGCGCTCGGTCATGACGGGCCTCATGCTGTGGCTGCTGCTCACCGTTGGCTACGACGCGCTGGTGTTGATCGTCTCCACCACGATGGCCGACTATCCGCTCGAGCGGCCGATGCTGGCGCTCATGCTTGGCAATCCGGTCGATCTCGCCCGCAGTGTCATCATCCTGCAGAGTGACACGGCAGCCCTCATGGGCTACACCGGCGCCGTCATGCAGCGATTCCTCGGGTCGGCCGTCGGCACGGCCGCGGCCGCTCTGGGCCTTCTGGCCTGGATTGTGTTGCCGATGCTTGTCGCGCGCCGCAGTTTCGAACGACGCGACTTCTGATCCGTGTTTTCCCCACCCACCACCATTTCACGGAGTCCTGCCATGATGCGTATGTCCCGGATGCTGCTGCCCGCCGGAATCGCCGTTGCCACCTTGATTGCCGCCTGTGGTGGCGGCGAAGCGGCGAAGGAACAGGAAGGCGACGACAAGGACGACGCCACACCGGCTGTTGCCGTGTCGTTTGATCCTTCCACCATCACCGACGCCGAGCTCGCGCTCGGCGACTCGATCTTTCACGGCCTGATCGGTGCCACATCCTGTCAGTCCTGCCACGGCGCGGGCGGCGTGAATGGAGCGGCGGCGCCGAGCCTGGTGGACGACAAGTGGCTGCACAGCGACGGCAGCTTCGAGGGCATTCACAAGACCATCGCCTCAGGCGTGATGACGCCCAAGGAATTCTCTGGTGTCATGCCGCCGTTCGGCGGTGCGCCCCTCGACGCGGCCAAGCACAGAGCCGTAGCGGCGTACGTGTACAAGATCAGTCACAAGTAGGCGCAGTTCGTCCATCTTTCGTCAGGCCATCGAGACTCGAGATGTGCGAGTTGCGAGTCGAGAGCATGGGACTGAAATAGAGGGATGGGAGACCAGCAACCAATGATGTGAGAGACCCGAATCTCGGCGGCCAGGACCGCAGTTGTGGTTGACCGCAACCGCAGTCCTGGCAGCACACGATCGGGATTCTCACATCATTGGTTGCTGGTCTCCCATCCCTCTATTTCAGTCTCATCCTCTCACCATCCCACCATCCCATCTCACAGCCCTCAAGTCCCAACGCCCGAAGCAGTCGCAGACAGCGGCTCGTACTTCCGGCCGCGCCAGGCCGTGGGCGTCTTCAGCGTGCTCTGCGTCAGCCGCCACGCCGCCGCGGCATCCGCCAGCCACGAGGCCCAATACGACAGGCCACGGGTGCCGTAGCTGCCGCGCAGCGCCCACAGCATGAACCACCTGAGGCTCTGCGCCACCGCATTCACAATCAGCAGGCCCGTTCCCACGCGCGACGCCAGATCGGAACCGGTGGGACTCCACACCCCAGCGCGCCAGGTCACCAACAGGGCCAGCAGAATCGTCAGAGGCAGCGCTTGCACCAGCCATACCAGACAGACATCGAACCAGCGCAGCCACCAGCCGGTGGCGTCCTTGAGATCAAAGCTGCGTCCCCACTCACGCCACATCTCGCCCAGCGAGCGATAGGCGCTCACCTGAATGAGACGCGAGCCATCGAGAAAACCCACGCGCGCGCCATGACGCGCCAGATGCCGCGCCAGCGTCACATCGTCGGAGAATGAGGCCCGGGCCGGCGCGTAGCCGCCATGTTGCAGCAGCAACTCACGTCGCGCGAGAAAGCACTGGCCATTGGCCAGCACGCGATCGGGCGGTGGCTGCGTGGCGCCAGCCGCGCCGCAGCGATACACCAGGGTCACCAGCATGGCCGGTTGCACAAAACGCTCAGCCGCTGTCTGCCCAATGAACTGCGGCGCGAAGCTGGCCACATCGTAGCCATCCTGCTCGGCCGCATCCACCACGGCGCCCACCATGCCCGGGGCCGGCACCGTGTCGGCATCGATGCCCAGAACCCAGGTGCCGCGTGCCTCGCGCAGACCACTCTCCAACGCCCACACCTTCCCCACCCAACCCTGCGGTAACGGGTCGTCGGTGATGAGCCGGATACGCGGATCGCGCGCCGCGGCCGCCTGCACCAGCTCGCGTGTGCCGTCGGTGGATCGACTGTCCACCACCAGCACCTCGAGCAGCGGCGCGGTCTGCTGCATCAGCCCTTCGAGACACGGCCCCACGCGATGCGCCTCGTTGAGCGTGGTGACCATCACACTCACCGTGGTGTCGTCGCGCGGCGACAGACGTGGCGGCAGCGGCGGCCGCCGAGTGCGCCCGGGCAGCAGCCGGAGTGTGAGCACACTCAGCAGCACGGCCTGCACGAACAGCAGGCCAAGACCAAACAGGACGCCGGGCGACACGGAAGGCAGCATGCGCGGAAAACGGGGAGTCTGCAGAAAGTTTGCAGGGACCTGCAGTGGTCGAGCGGTGACAGATCGGGAGTGGCCGCCAGAACAGCGGCCAGCCACTCCCTGCCTGACCAATGGAAGGTGGCGCCCCGGCGGTTCCGGGGATAGGCTCTCACATGACTTCTGCTCCGGAATCGCTGGGTCAGCGGCTGCTCGCCAACTGGGCGCGCGTGCACCGCTGGCCGCTCGGCAAACAGCTTTTCAGCTGGGCCGTGGGACGTATGGCGCCCTATACGGGCACGGTGGGCGGGGTGTACACCGAGGTCCGGCCGGGCTTTGCGCAGGTCGAGCTGCGCGATCGCCAACGGGTGCGCAACCATCTCCGCTCCGTTCACGCCGTGGCGCTCGTCAACCTGGCCGAGATGACCAGCGGTGTCGCCCTGCTCACTGCTCTGCCGCGCGGGGTGCGAGGCATCGTGTCTTCGCTGGACATTCGCTATCTCAAGAAGGCGCGCGGCACACTCACCTGCTCCTGCACGGCCAGCGCCCCCGATGTCATCGACACACCACGCGACCATCCCGTCACGGCCGTCATTCGTGATGGAGCCGGCGATGTCGTGGCCGAATGCACGGTGCACTGGCGTCTCTCGCCACTGGACGTGTCGTGAACATGATGAACGCGCGACTGCACACGGCAGACATCGAGACGCCGTTCACCCGGCACGCCGGCGTGCGGGTCCCGCTCATCTGCGGCCCCATGTACCCGTGCAGCAACCCGGAGCTGGTGGCTGCGGTGAGCCGCGCGGGTGGTCTGGGCATCGTACAACCCATTTCGCTCACCTATGTGCACGGGCACGAGTTTCGTGCCGGCCTCCAGCGCATTCGCGAACTGAGCAACAATGCGCCCATAGGCTTCAACGCCCTCATCGAGGCGTCCAGTCGCACCTACCACGAGCGTATGCAGCGCTGGGTGGACATCGCGCTCGAAGAAGGCGTACGATTCTTTCTCACGTCGCTTGGCAATCCACGCTGGGTCTGTGAGCGGGTACACGCGGCAGGTGGGGTGGTGTACCACGACGTCACCGAACGCAAGTGGGCGCTCAAGGGGCGGGACGCGGGCGTCGATGGCCTGGTGGCCGTCAACCGCGAGGCGGGCGGACATGCCGGCGCGCGCAGTCCACAGGCGCTGCTCGACGAAGTGGCCGATCTCGGTCTCCCGGTGGTGGGTGCCGGTGGCGTGGGCAATGCACAGCAGTTTGTGGACATGCTGCGCATGGGCTATGCCGGTGTGCAGATGGGCACGCGCTTCATCGCCACCACCGAGTGCATTGCCGATCCGCGCTACAAGCAGGCCATCGTGAACGCGCAGGCAAGTGATGTGGTGCTCACCGAACGTCTGACCGGTGTGCCGGTGGCGGTGCTGCGCACGCCCTACGTCGAACGACTCGGCACCCGCGTGTCACCGCTGGCGCGCTGGATGTTTCGCGGACGACGCACGAAGCACTGGATTCGCAGCTGGTACGCGCTG
It encodes the following:
- a CDS encoding ABC transporter ATP-binding protein, which codes for MIGRDMQESTGTIVSLRGVVKKYGAREVLSQVDLDLPRGSVTAIIGPNGAGKTTLNKAVLGLVRVDAGQICFDGRDTRGDIVHRARIGYMPQTPRYPDAFTAGDVLTLLRELRGPSARIDDELITAFELKPLLGTPARALSGGQRQRVNAAAAFLFTPDLLLLDEPTAALDPVASGILKDKIRAVRAEGRAVVITSHILSELQELADRVVFLHEGRVHFSGTLDALLERTNVTSLERAIALLMKRSRGPSQSAGMAVA
- a CDS encoding hotdog fold domain-containing protein codes for the protein MTSAPESLGQRLLANWARVHRWPLGKQLFSWAVGRMAPYTGTVGGVYTEVRPGFAQVELRDRQRVRNHLRSVHAVALVNLAEMTSGVALLTALPRGVRGIVSSLDIRYLKKARGTLTCSCTASAPDVIDTPRDHPVTAVIRDGAGDVVAECTVHWRLSPLDVS
- a CDS encoding ABC transporter permease yields the protein MSAVAMASPSVVGTVLRHEWRSVLRNRGVLVFGVGTLLLTEIVLRLTGSAPRALSALLNLVLLVVPLVTTMAGIISWHASREFNELLLTQPVRRRSLFVALYLALVLPLAVVFALGLLLPMAWHRVIGPETSGLLLSTVGGGVALTFVFGGLALLIGIRVDDRLRSVMTGLMLWLLLTVGYDALVLIVSTTMADYPLERPMLALMLGNPVDLARSVIILQSDTAALMGYTGAVMQRFLGSAVGTAAAALGLLAWIVLPMLVARRSFERRDF
- a CDS encoding nitrous oxide reductase family maturation protein NosD → MRTDWRSSATATLLMLSMLGASSSIGHAQSDTIVVSADGEAGTVTRLSDAVARVPRYGVVRVRAGIYREPTVIVRQPLTLVGDSGAVLDGEGQRELLVVGADSVTVRGLTFRNTGTSQATDRAALRFVEAAGCLVEYNRFENTLFGIYLQRASACLVRRNVLQGMAGSQTVTGNGLHSWSSRDVVFEDNVIDGHRDGIYFEFTVGGVARRNISRHSRRYGLHFMFSDSCRYENNTFLANESGVAVMYAKYVSMIGNRFERNRGSAAYGVLLKEISDSELRGNVFVENSIGLHLEGANRNRIADNDFVRNGWGVRIMADAQENVLRGNLFSGNVFDVGTNSRLNFSTFTGNWWDRYRGYDLDRDGRGDVAHRPVRLFALLVEQSPAALVLVRSLLVDVLDVAERVVPTLTPETLRDEAPLMRAPRTVR
- a CDS encoding glycosyltransferase family 2 protein, which codes for MLPSVSPGVLFGLGLLFVQAVLLSVLTLRLLPGRTRRPPLPPRLSPRDDTTVSVMVTTLNEAHRVGPCLEGLMQQTAPLLEVLVVDSRSTDGTRELVQAAAARDPRIRLITDDPLPQGWVGKVWALESGLREARGTWVLGIDADTVPAPGMVGAVVDAAEQDGYDVASFAPQFIGQTAAERFVQPAMLVTLVYRCGAAGATQPPPDRVLANGQCFLARRELLLQHGGYAPARASFSDDVTLARHLARHGARVGFLDGSRLIQVSAYRSLGEMWREWGRSFDLKDATGWWLRWFDVCLVWLVQALPLTILLALLVTWRAGVWSPTGSDLASRVGTGLLIVNAVAQSLRWFMLWALRGSYGTRGLSYWASWLADAAAAWRLTQSTLKTPTAWRGRKYEPLSATASGVGT
- a CDS encoding c-type cytochrome translates to MMRMSRMLLPAGIAVATLIAACGGGEAAKEQEGDDKDDATPAVAVSFDPSTITDAELALGDSIFHGLIGATSCQSCHGAGGVNGAAAPSLVDDKWLHSDGSFEGIHKTIASGVMTPKEFSGVMPPFGGAPLDAAKHRAVAAYVYKISHK